TCGTAAGCCTTACGCTGGCCAGTCAAATCAATTAACCGATCGATTTCTACTAACAAGGCCGGTTGGCTCAATGGATTCTGGTTGTCACTAAATGCCTGGAGATTGTTgtattgctgttgttgctgttgttgggcTTGATGCATTTGTTGCATTTGcaactgttgttgttcttgttggtATCTACGTCGTAATTGTTCTTCCATCGTCGCTTTGGCATGTGCCAGAAACTTTTCAATCTTACTCATTTGGCTGGATGGAAACAGCGTAGTACCTGTAAGAGGCGACACCTCTTTCCAAGTATCGAATAGCTGGCCCAGTTTGACCCGAATACTTTCTTGGACCGATGTGAAAGCTTCTGTAAACGTCTTGAACAGATTGGTACCGAAGTACGTATTATAAGGAGGGCCAACATTTTTACAGATGGAATCTAACAGATATAGAGCTGGTAATTTATAACCAGGCGGGCACTGATAATTTTGTTAGTATGGAGGTCAACCGTACACAAGCTATACAAACAGACTACAGAACCGAATGACACGCTCTAGATGCCATAGCAAACACTATAGATAATAGACTAGTATGTAACTGGATCAGTGCAAACAAGCATGTCcaaatattatcaactaTTGTGACAAAATATAGCTACTTTGCTCAGCTTGCTAGCTTGCTCGCTTGTCTTCTGGCGTGTCGGTCGGGTGCTATtgcaacaaccacaacGACAATCATCTGTTTAATATAGTTTCTCACTACTACGCTTgcagtgaaaaaaagtTCAGATGGTCTGTCTCTTCTGCCAGTATCAATATTACTTACCTTATGAATATGCTCCTCAATGGCCTTTGCTATAATCTGAGCATGCTGAATGTTCTCCTGAGCTATCACCGTCAGGTTGGTGATAATAGGACGTGAGTTGAACGTCAGTTCCTGAAGCGAATCTAAATAGTCCAAACGAATCTGTTCGTCGTCCTGCTCAGCCATTGTtgacagtttttttttaaaaccCAATAtttgacaaaaaaaattatcagtaatcaaaataatcaaaCCGATTTCCGACAAAAAATGATTCCAAAAACCAGTACAagtgaaaataaaaccTGAAAGACTATTGCAAACTATGAACAGTCTGTGTCGATGCTAGAGTTTCACCAGATACCTTAGTTCAGGCTCTTTCTCGCAATCTCTTTTCCCCTTGTTCACTTATAACTGGCTAGAACCCGCACAGAAATAAATCTACAAAACAAGGATGTTTCACAATCTATttctttatatatataatatttaacTGTGCTTGTTTGTTTTACTCGCTTACTAAACTGTCAGCAATGTATCCTCCACCAGACTCAACAGCTCGGCAAACCAAAACTATTCCGGTCCTTTCCTGGTCAAACCACCTTCTCTTTTGCACTTGACTGCAAATACACAAAAGGCACGATCGAACCTGTacaaaaaaccaaaaaaaaacttgtAGTCACAAactgatgctgatgctgttgttggcaaGAACGAGAAATTGCTTTATGTACGAACATCCTATATAACCCTGCCAGCCACCTGCTTATCAAACCGCTGTCACAGTTATGCCGTTATCACGTGATGGTGTTCGAGGAGTGGGAccggcctccggcggctggggcggagccccagaccccgtggctcctctcgcttcgctcgagtcgggcatgGGGTGTCCAGATTCGTGTTGGCTGATGTTTGGAGCAAGTTTGAGACCGGGTAGTGACGTATTCAAGATGCAGGGACCCTTCTTGCTTTGACCCTGCGCCAACCATCTACCCTCCCCCAAACTCAGCGAGGGTCCCCAAAAcatccgactcgagcgaagcgagaggagcaacggggtctggggcggagccccagccgccggaggcaaggGCACCGTTCCCCCAGAGTAAAGTGAAACGCGAGGAACCCGACGTGGCGAGCGCCGATACCGCTCCGAGCCCGAGAAGCGCCCGCAGGAGGGAAATGACTTCCCCACTATCGGCGAGGCTGTTGGGACTTCGCTATTTAAAGCGGAGCCAACGCTCGAATGAAAATGCAGCCAAATTGAGAAATTATTTCACGGTGGTGGGTAGCCGTGCGTTCTGAGTCAATCTGAAAAATCTCAGGGACATCGGATTTGGGTTatctatcagcagcaggagcagcgagCAGTAcagtaattttttttatagGACAATTGTATCCGTCGATCTTTCAGGTCAACAATAGAGAGAGGAAGTTTTACATTGTGCaaaaagttttttttttctttttttttctaaatATTGTTCAATTCTGGTGTGTTTCTTTACATATCGAGACGTAGAAATCAGGATAATAATCAATAGAATCATTATTAGAATTGTGCCTCATATCATTGGTCACAAATAAGAGCAGAAAAATCATTGACTCTTCATCTATCGCATCTTAAAAATATACAATGTCTCCACACTCGACTACTGACAAGAAGCAGTCTGGATCTGCTCGTGTCCTCGGCTCTGGTAAGTAACTGTGTCTGTTGATAAAGGAGATAAATGGCACATTGCGTGGTTATCGAGCTAGTTTGGTTGTTATCAGTCCATGAGTATCGTGCTTCACTGCCTCAATTTTGTGAAATTTGGTGGTACACTTTGTTGACCGGCTCTCTGTTCTGATATATTGGTTTTCGACACATCCAAGCATACGGCCTATAAATGGTTTCTATAGCCAAGAAATAACCAATGGAATAACCAATGGTGTTTCCCTGTTCAAAAATTCTGGTACGCTATACAGTACGCTATACACACGAACGACTGGCAGGTGAACCAATCCTCTATCATGACTCGATCCTATACGATCCAAGCAACTCgtgcgaagcaggagccaaggggtctggtgcgtagccccagctgcGGGAGGCAAGACCCCACCCCCTAGTGTAACCGAAGTTCTAACACAGTTTAGCCACTGCCGGTATCTGCGAGCTGGCGGTGTTCCACCCTGTGGACACTATTGCCAAGCGTCTTATGAGTAACCATGGTCGAGTGACCAGTTTGAGCCAGTTGAACGCTGTTATTTTCAAGGATAAGGCCGACGCCAGTGTGGGTCGTCGTGCCGTGTCGCTTTTCCCTGGTTTGGGATATGCTGCCTGTTACAAGATTCTGCAAAGAGTTTATAAGTACGGAGGTCAGCCCGTTGCCAATGAGTTTTTGGGTGCTAACTACAAACAACAATTCGAGAATGCGTTTGGCCCTAAGACTGGTAAGGCTATTATGTCAGCCACTGCTGGTAGTTTGATCGGTATTGGAGAGATTGTTCTATTGCCTTTGGACGTTTTGAAGATCAAACGTCAGACTAACCCCGAGTCGTTCCGTGGTAGAGGTTTCCTCAAGGTGATTGCTGACGAAGGATTCGGGTTGTACCGTGGCTGGGGCTGGACCGCCGCCCGTAATGCCCCTGGATCGTTTGCTCTTTTCGGAGGTTCTGCATTTGCTAAGGAGTTTATTTTCAAGCTGCAAGATTACTCTTCTGCCACCTGGACCCAGAACTTTGTTGCCTCTATCTTCGGTGCTTCGGCCAGTTTGATTGTCTCAGCTCCTTTGGACGTCATCAAGACCCGTATTCAGAACAGAAACTTCGATAACCCAGAGTCCGGTTTCAACATTCTCAAGAACATGGCCAAGAACGAGGGTTTCTCGGCCTTTTTCAAGGGTCTTGTTCCTAAGTTGCTCACCACTGGTCCCAAGCTCGTGTTCTCGTTCGCTCTTGCTCAAACCCTCATCCCTGCCTTTGACAAGATCCTCTCACCCCCCAAGCTCTAAACATAGACTCTCTAATGTAATTTCTCCTCTCGCTCCTCAAGTGTAGTCTTCTCTGCcaccggcggctggggcggagccccagaccccgtagctcctctcgctgcgctcgagtcgttgccTCGACGGTCCCACTGGATTTATACAGGGTCAATGTTAAGGATTTTAGGGATTGAGGATAATTTTTGCTCATTGGGAATGAGCTTTTGTGTCGTTTGGACCCTGTTGCTTACCCCTTAACCCTTACCCGCAATGATCGTCTGTATGATAGTTAACTAAGGtgcatatatataataaatgaTGTTCGTCTTCTCCACATTTCTGAACTTGAATgtaaacaaaagaagaggcaAAGTTCGCAAATTGCGGTTATTTTCCTACGAAAGTGTAGTTTTCAAGTCAATATAGCGTGTTTGCTATTGTTCATATCGTGGATAAGAATCTGTTGATTGTTTGTGTTCTGCCTGTTGTTTGTCGAGATGGATCTGGGGCAGCATCGCTCGCTGTCGCCATCTCCGGCTTTGTCTCAGACATCTTTCAAACACCATCTGTTGTCAAATCATTTCGCTGAGAGCATTGTAAATGGCCTTTATGACACAGACTCAAATTCATTGGACAAGAGTGCTACCAGTTCACAACCGGATTTGGTTGCTGACAGCACTCTAATTGCAGACCCTAAACTGGCTCTTCTATCATATGACGATGACAATTCTGCTCTTAGTCCTGCTAGTTCTGTTGATAGTGGTAATTCCAAATCTATTCATGCTACAGTTCCATCTATTAGTCAGACAGCTAGAGCTGATAGTTCAGCAAGTGCTAGCAAGACCCAGGGTGTTACTCCTTATTCTACTTCCTTCTGGGGATCCATTACTTGCTTGTATCCCTCTGTCACAGGTCAGAATTCATTTACAAGCCAATCCAGTATATCTTCTATCTTGTTACCGAAAGAGAAGGAATTTAATCATTTGTCATCGGAATCTAGAACTTCTACTAATGCTCTTTCTGGCATGGACGAAGCTCTGGCTCACTCTCCGGCTTCATCATACGCATCTATTTCTTCATCCAAATCTCAAGCTGATAATGGATTCCAGAATTATATCACTAACTCAATTCCTAACTCTAACCAGACAAATAATTGTCCCGTCGGCCCCATGTCGCAACCACTTTCTATTGGGGCCACCCCCAGAACATCTGATCCTGGCAAGGAAGATAATATGGCTATAATTTCTCCACGCCTAAAATCTACTGCTTTGCTCTCTTCCTCTGATCAAGGCAGTGTATTTGGGTTTCCAGGAAGAGCTGTTCCGAGCAGACCCAGAGCTGGCACCTTTGGTACCGCTGGTAATAGCGACGACCGAGATAATGGTATTAACAGCATTGGTAGTATACTCAATGGACCAGGAATGGCCTCTATTTCTCATAGAGAGTCTCTTTTTCAATCAAACAACCCCATATTAGGAAAAAGTCAGAAGGAAGCTGAAGTTCTAGCAGCTGTTGCAGCTCCCAAAATCTCATCAGCCTCTGCTACTAGTACTTCTGCTGTTAACCCTTCAGTTCAGCTTCAAGGATGGCTTCCACATGGTCTTTACCAAACATCTCTCCTCCAGCCAGTTTCAAATATGTTAGATTCGACGAATATGGGAGGACCTACCATCAATCAGAGTTCGAAAGCGGCCCCAAATCATATTAATGGCAACGCGTTTGATGAGCTGCAAAGAGTGCAATTTGAATTATCGCTGGCTAATATGGAAGTAGAACGTCTTCGAAATGAGCTCAGCCAGCTACAAATCGCTGAATCCAGCAAAGCTTATCAAGCCCAAGACGGTATTTCGGGGACTGGGATTTTGAACAACGATAACCTTCGTGTTCCGTTTGATATAAACAGACCCATGACCACACGATCACCTGCCCCACCACTATTTGCCGGATCTCAAGTTCCATTGAATTGCCCTACTCCTGGTCCACTGTTGGTTCCTACCCCAGGACAAGCTCCTCCTACTTGGTACAACCCGCCAATGGATAGACAAGTTCTTCGTAATACAAATGCTGATAGTGGTCAGACAACTGATTCTCGTACGAATTTCAATTTTAATCTCCAAATGGGTCAAACTGCCGTTTTGTCTCCAAACCTAAGTGCAGATTCAAACAACCCCCATCTTCTGTACTATCCACCCACCACTTCGCCTATTGCCACTTCTCCTTTACTTACGAATCCATACGAAGATTACTTGTATAATCAGTACGAACCACAGCAATCTAATAAGATGGTTCCACCTGGAGTAGTCGACAGTGCCAGTGCAGCGGTCGCCGCAGGGCTTATAGAATCGACCGATACGTTCTATCCCATTAACTTTCAAAACGAGCCTTTGAACTACCGGAAATTGCTGGAACGGAGTGTGGGCTGTGATTGGAAGCTAATTATAGATCGAATTATTATGGACAACGACCAACAGGCGTCAATATTCTTACAACAAAAGCTCAAATCCGCTACAAAAGTACATAAAGCGGCTATCATTTCGGCCATTATCGACCAAGCATATCTTCTAATGGTCAATAGATTTGGCAACTTTTTAATTCAAAGGTGTTTTGAATATGGCTCTCCagaagagattgctggTATCACTCGCAGCATGCATGGCCATGTTGTGATGCTAGCTATGGACCCCTTCGGGTGTCATGTAATACAGAAAACCCTTGATTGTGTTGATAGAGATACCAAGTTACTTATTATAGATGAAATGCTCACTAATGTCAAAGAGACAATGGTACACCACTATGCTTGTCATGTATGGCAGAAGTTGTTTGAGCTTCGCTGGAATGGCTCCATTCCTCCTCGCTTCATGCAGCAAGTCAATTCTGAGCTGACTGGTTCTTGGGTCGAGGTAGCCCTTGGCGAGACTGGATCTTTGGTTGTccaaaatatatttgaaaaTTGTGCGCCTGAAGATAAGAAACCCTGCATTGACGAGATTGTGAACAATCTCGACACAGTTATTCGTGGCCAATGGGGTAATTGGGTGATCCAGCATATGGTTGAACATGCTTCTGAACCATACCGACAAACAGTCATTGATTTAATTGTTGACTCAGCAGCCATTTATAGTGTCGACCAATTCGCTTCTAAAACTGTCGAAAAAATGTTGAAAATGGGCGACAAGGAAATCATACAAGCCTTCCTAAACAAAGTGATTCAAAAGCATCCTGATCGTCCCCGTATTCCCCTCATTGACAGTATGGTGAATGGTATCCTTCTATGGATTGGTAATGCTTCAGTTCCTGGCTCTGCCAGTAAAGCTAGACTTGCAATCCTTGCTAGCTCGGTTGTTTATCAAGCGTTTTTTCCGATTCTGTTAACGTTATCTGAATTGTTTCTAACTCTTTTTAGTTGCTTCTGATGCCCATGGAAATTATCTCATTCAATATATTCTGAACTCAGGGACCTCTCAACAGAAAGAAACTGTCGCCAATCATCTCAGAAAACACATGGTATCATTGAGAGGGTCAAAATGGGGTAGCAAATGTGCGTCCTTAATTGATCGAAATAGGAGCACATCTTCGACCATTGCTTTGCGAACCCTCACTAGGGAATCCAGACTAGCTCCAAAATAGCTCTAACTCAATGGTCCCATAGTCTCACTGTTATGTATCTGCTTGCTTATCTGGAAGAAAAATCATCTGACAACcatatcaagaaaatttAAACAACTATTCTCCCAGTTCGTGGATTTACCTACTATTATCATACT
This is a stretch of genomic DNA from Sugiyamaella lignohabitans strain CBS 10342 chromosome C, complete sequence. It encodes these proteins:
- the GGC1 gene encoding Ggc1p (Mitochondrial GTP/GDP transporter; essential for mitochondrial genome maintenance; has a role in mitochondrial iron transport; member of the mitochondrial carrier family; GO_component: GO:0016021 - integral component of membrane [Evidence IEA]; GO_component: GO:0016021 - integral component of membrane [Evidence ISM] [PMID 12192589]; GO_component: GO:0016020 - membrane [Evidence IEA]; GO_component: GO:0005743 - mitochondrial inner membrane [Evidence IEA,IEA]; GO_component: GO:0005743 - mitochondrial inner membrane [Evidence ISS] [PMID 10930523]; GO_component: GO:0005739 - mitochondrion [Evidence IEA]; GO_component: GO:0005739 - mitochondrion [Evidence IDA] [PMID 16823961]; GO_function: GO:0001409 - guanine nucleotide transmembrane transporter activity [Evidence IDA] [PMID 14998997]; GO_process: GO:0006879 - cellular iron ion homeostasis [Evidence IMP] [PMID 14629196]; GO_process: GO:0001408 - guanine nucleotide transport [Evidence IDA] [PMID 14998997]; GO_process: GO:0000002 - mitochondrial genome maintenance [Evidence IMP] [PMID 14998997]; GO_process: GO:0000002 - mitochondrial genome maintenance [Evidence IGI] [PMID 8905928]; GO_process: GO:0055085 - transmembrane transport [Evidence IDA] [PMID 14998997]; GO_process: GO:0006810 - transport [Evidence IEA]), with amino-acid sequence MSNHGRVTSLSQLNAVIFKDKADASVGRRAVSLFPGLGYAACYKILQRVYKYGGQPVANEFLGANYKQQFENAFGPKTGKAIMSATAGSLIGIGEIVLLPLDVLKIKRQTNPESFRGRGFLKVIADEGFGLYRGWGWTAARNAPGSFALFGGSAFAKEFIFKLQDYSSATWTQNFVASIFGASASLIVSAPLDVIKTRIQNRNFDNPESGFNILKNMAKNEGFSAFFKGLVPKLLTTGPKLVFSFALAQTLIPAFDKILSPPKL
- the PUF3 gene encoding mRNA-binding protein PUF3, translated to MDLGQHRSLSPSPALSQTSFKHHLLSNHFAESIVNGLYDTDSNSLDKSATSSQPDLVADSTLIADPKLALLSYDDDNSALSPASSVDSGNSKSIHATVPSISQTARADSSASASKTQGVTPYSTSFWGSITCLYPSVTGQNSFTSQSSISSILLPKEKEFNHLSSESRTSTNALSGMDEALAHSPASSYASISSSKSQADNGFQNYITNSIPNSNQTNNCPVGPMSQPLSIGATPRTSDPGKEDNMAIISPRLKSTALLSSSDQGSVFGFPGRAVPSRPRAGTFGTAGNSDDRDNGINSIGSILNGPGMASISHRESLFQSNNPILGKSQKEAEVLAAVAAPKISSASATSTSAVNPSVQLQGWLPHGLYQTSLLQPVSNMLDSTNMGGPTINQSSKAAPNHINGNAFDELQRVQFELSLANMEVERLRNELSQLQIAESSKAYQAQDGISGTGILNNDNLRVPFDINRPMTTRSPAPPLFAGSQVPLNCPTPGPLLVPTPGQAPPTWYNPPMDRQVLRNTNADSGQTTDSRTNFNFNLQMGQTAVLSPNLSADSNNPHLLYYPPTTSPIATSPLLTNPYEDYLYNQYEPQQSNKMVPPGVVDSASAAVAAGLIESTDTFYPINFQNEPLNYRKLLERSVGCDWKLIIDRIIMDNDQQASIFLQQKLKSATKVHKAAIISAIIDQAYLLMVNRFGNFLIQRCFEYGSPEEIAGITRSMHGHVVMLAMDPFGCHVIQKTLDCVDRDTKLLIIDEMLTNVKETMVHHYACHVWQKLFELRWNGSIPPRFMQQVNSELTGSWVEVALGETGSLVVQNIFENCAPEDKKPCIDEIVNNLDTVIRGQWGNWVIQHMVEHASEPYRQTVIDLIVDSAAIYSVDQFASKTVEKMLKMGDKEIIQAFLNKVIQKHPDRPRIPLIDSMVNGILLWIGNASVPGSASKARLAILASSVVYQAFFPILLTLSELFLTLFSCF
- a CDS encoding mRNA 3' end processing factor; this translates as MAEQDDEQIRLDYLDSLQELTFNSRPIITNLTVIAQENIQHAQIIAKAIEEHIHKVSNIDTGRRDRPSELFFTASVVVRNYIKQMIVVVVVAIAPDRHARRQASKLAS